From the Lathyrus oleraceus cultivar Zhongwan6 chromosome 4, CAAS_Psat_ZW6_1.0, whole genome shotgun sequence genome, one window contains:
- the LOC127136227 gene encoding non-specific lipid transfer protein GPI-anchored 11, protein MVKVLTGLAFLLIWMIFPLSAAPNPTGHCRSIINEMVVECLPYFVNHNNSQPQDPSCCSAVQYVVATASGCICDSIMDMENLPLDVIKSMKLSTVCGVLFPCELDVSAASKIETSLEYLSELSSTAQPSYAPNLNSDAPTPAPIYAPNYNSEAPAPAPIQEPGKKFDVVRLIPFFGFYFMVIIMQIPKLVSMAINMKATQQPRKNLLVGYLSSISFSKYASWLP, encoded by the exons ATGGTAAAAGTGTTAACTGGTTTGGCATTTCTACTTATTTGGATGATATTTCCTTTAAGTGCCGCACCAAATCCAACTGGACATTGTAGATCAATTATAAATGAAATGGTTGTTGAGTGTCTACCGTATTTCGTAAACCATAACAATTCCCAACCACAAGATCCATCGTGTTGCTCTGCTGTTCAATATGTTGTAGCTACTGCTTCTGGTTGCATTTGCGATAGTATTATGGACATGGAAAATTTACCCTTGGATGTCATAAAGAGTATGAAGTTGTCTACTGTTTGTGGAGTATTATTCCCTTGTGAAT TGGATGTCAGTGCTGCTTCAAAAATTGAAACTTCATTGGAGTACCTTTCAGAGCTTAGCTCAACGGCACAACCCAGTTATGCTCCAAATCTAAATTCTGATGCACCTACGCCTGCCCCGATTTATGCTCCAAATTATAATTCTGAAGCACCTGCGCCAGCGCCAATTCAAGAGCCTGGAAAAAAATTTGATGTAGTTCGTCTCATTCCATTCTTTGGATTCTATTTTATGGTGATTATCATGCAA ATACCTAAACTTGTTTCAATGGCTATTAATATGAAAGCTACACAACAACCTAGGAAAAACTTATTAGTTGGTTACCTTAGTTCAATTTCTTTCTCCAAATACGCTAGTTGGTTACCTTAG